One stretch of Glycine soja cultivar W05 chromosome 7, ASM419377v2, whole genome shotgun sequence DNA includes these proteins:
- the LOC114417948 gene encoding inactive protein kinase SELMODRAFT_444075-like produces MSREQQKRGKQEKGSDGAEKVIVAVKASKEIPKTALVWSLSHVVQPGDCITLLVVVPSQSSGRRLWGFPRFAGDCASGIKKYPPGTISEQKSDLTDSCSQMILQLHNVYDPNKINVRIKIVSGSPCGAVAAEAKKTQANWVVLDKQLKHEEKRCMEELQCNIVVMKRSQPKVLRLNLIGPQKKDVEEAGPSPSEQDDMPENRTKIKLDSLNSIKGPTVTPTSSPELGTPFTATEAGTSSVSSSDPGTSPFFISEMNGEFKKEETIKESQELVDTNSDTESESLSTSSASMRYQPWITELLLHQQSSQRNEERSDISHGIPQASTTRAFLEKYSRLDRGAGFEISTYRNDMDYSGNLREAIALSGNAPPGPPPLCSICQHKAPVFGKPPRWFTYSELELATGGFSQANFLAEGGFGSVHRGVLPEGQVIAVKQHKLASSQGDLEFCSEVEVLSCAQHRNVVMLIGFCIEDKRRLLVYEYICNGSLDSHLYGRQRDTLEWSARQKIAVGAARGLRYLHEECRVGCIIHRDMRPNNILITHDFEPLVGDFGLARWQPDGDTGVETRVIGTFGYLAPEYAQSGQITEKADVYSFGVVLVELVTGRKAVDLTRPKGQQCLTEWARPLLEEYAIEELIDPRLGKHYSEHEVYCMLHAASLCIQRDPQCRPRMSQVLRILEGDMVMDSNYISTPGYDAGNRSGRLWSEPLQRQQHYSGPLLEESLESFSGKLSLDKYKPSYWGDRDKARRASCEDDI; encoded by the exons ATGAGTCGAGAGCAACAGAAGCGGGGGAAGCAAGAGAAAGGTTCTGATGGTGCTGAGAAGGTCATTGTTGCCGTTAAGGCATCAAAGGAAATTCCAAAGACTGCTCTTGTTTGGTCCCTCAGTCATGTTGTTCAACCTGGGGATTGCATTACACTACTAGTGGTTGTGCCTTCACAAAGTTCAG GCAGAAGATTATGGGGTTTTCCTAGATTTGCTGGTGATTGTGCCAGTGGTATTAAGAAGTACCCTCCAGGAACAATATCAGAGCAGAAGAGTGATCTCACTGATTCTTGTTCTCAGATGATCCTTCAGCTCCATAATGTCTATGATCCAAACAAG ATAAATGTCAGGATTAAAATTGTTTCCGGATCACCTTGTGGAGCAGTGGCTGCAGAAGCCAAAAAAACACAAGCCAATTGGGTCGTATTAGACAA ACAGCTCAAACATGAGGAAAAGCGATGCATGGAAGAACTGCAGTGTAACATTGTGGTTATGAAGCGTTCTCAACCTAAAGTACTGCGCTTGAATTTGATTGGACCACAAAAGAAGGATGTTGAAGAAGCAGGTCCATCACCTTCTGAGCAAGATGACATGCCTGAAAACCGAACCAAAATAAAGCTTGATTCCTTAAATTCTATCAAAGGACCAACTGTAACTCCAACTAGCAGTCCTGAGCTAGGGACACCATTCACTGCAACTGAAGCTGGTACTTCATCAGTTTCAAGCTCTGATCCAGGAACTTCACCATTCTTCATCTCAGAGATGAATGGTGAGTTCAAAAAAGAGGAAACTATCAAGGAAAGTCAAGAACTGGTTGATACTAATTCAGACACAGAAAGTGAAAGTCTGTCCACATCTTCAGCAAGCATGAGATACCAGCCATGGATCACAGAATTGCTTTTACATCAACAATCATCACAACGCAATGAAGAGAGATCAGATATATCTCACGGTATTCCTCAAGCATCTACAACCAGAGCTTTCCTAGAAAAGTATTCTAGGCTTGATAGAGGAGCTGGATTTGAAATCTCAACCTATAGAAATGACATGGATTACAGTGGAAATTTAAGAGAAGCAATAGCATTATCCGGAAACGCCCCACCTGGTCCCCCTCCATTATGTTCAATATGTCAACACAAGGCACCTGTTTTTGGAAAACCTCCAAGGTGGTTTACCTATTCGGAGTTAGAACTTGCTACTGGTGGTTTTTCACAGGCCAACTTCTTGGCAGAAGGAGGGTTTGGATCTGTTCATAGAGGGGTCCTACCAGAAGGACAAGTCATTGCTGTCAAGCAACATAAATTGGCTAGTTCTCAGGGTGATCTTGAATTTTGCTCAGAGGTGGAAGTCCTGAGCTGTGCTCAGCACCGGAATGTTGTTATGCTCATTGGGTTCTGTATAGAGGATAAGAGAAGGCTACTGGTTTATGAGTATATATGCAATGGATCATTGGATTCACATTTATATG GGCGACAACGGGATACATTAGAATGGTCTGCACGGCAAAAAATTGCTGTTGGAGCTGCTCGCGGTTTACGATATCTTCATGAAGAGTGTAGAGTGGGTTGTATTATCCACCGTGACATGAGGCCAAACAATATTCTCATAACTCATGATTTTGAACCTCTG GTTGGCGATTTTGGACTGGCAAGGTGGCAGCCTGATGGAGACACGGGTGTGGAAACTAGAGTGATTGGAACATTTGG GTATTTGGCTCCTGAATATGCTCAAAGTGGCCAAATCACTGAAAAAGCTGATGTTTATTCCTTTGGGGTGGTATTAGTGGAGCTTGTTACAGGGAGAAAAGCTGTGGATCTCACTAGGCCAAAGGGGCAGCAGTGCCTTACTGAGTGG GCACGACCACTGTTGGAAGAATATGCCATTGAGGAACTGATTGATCCAAGGCTTGGTAAGCACTATTCAGAACATGAGGTCTATTGCATGCTGCATGCTGCATCATTATGCATACAGCGAGATCCTCAATGTAGACCACGCATGTCACAG GTTCTCCGAATACTAGAAGGTGACATGGTGATGGACTCAAATTACATCTCAACTCCAGGTTATGATGCAGGAAACCGGAGTGGTAGACTTTGGTCAGAGCCGTTACAAAGGCAGCAGCATTATAGCGGTCCCCTTTTAGAAGAGTCTCTGGAATCCTTCAGTGGAAAGCTATCCCTTGACAAGTACAAGCCTTCCTATTGGGGAGACAGGGACAAGGCTAGGAGGGCTTCATGTGAAGATGACATCTGA
- the LOC114420312 gene encoding ABC transporter C family member 8-like, whose protein sequence is MEGIEDMCLLNEAISGLPYLLDSSVSNEGENWSMGQCQLFCLGRFLLKRNRILVVDSIDSATDAILQRVLRHEFSECTVINVAHRVPTVIDSDMVMVLSYVKLLFLLYIAGHLKLSPISPK, encoded by the exons ATGGAAG GCATTGAAGATATGTGTCTACTCAATGAGGCTATTAGTGGATTACCATATCTACTGGACTCATCAG TGAGTAATGAAGGTGAAAATTGGAGCATGGGACAATGCCAATTATTTTGCCTTGGAAGGTTTCTTCTAAAAAGGAATAGAATTTTAGTTGTAGATTCCATTGATTCTGCAACAGATGCCATTTTACAAAGGGTCCTCAGGCATGAATTCTCTGAATGCACAGTTATAAATGTGGCTCACAGAGTTCCAACTGTAATAGACAGTGACATGGTCATGGTCCTGTCTTATGTTaagcttctttttcttttgtacaTAGCAGGACACTTAAAACTCTCCCCTATTTCCCCCAAATAG
- the LOC114417949 gene encoding ABC transporter C family member 8-like isoform X2, which translates to MAYFGKTIDDFSWTCLKDFEFTSFCSQRTTIDTINLLFVCFFYTSMIISIIRRCSISCSFRTKWTFLVASICCAIISIAFYSIGLWILIVKTDNTKQLSWVACVVRGFVWTSLAVSLLVQREKWIKILNCAWWTCSCVLVSSLIIEILLRKHAIEIFDIVQWLTHFLLLFCAFQNLCYYVSQSLPESLSEPLLAQEVDTKQTELGHSTFLSKLTFSWVNSLLRLGYSKPLALEDIPSLLSEDEAEFAYQNFMHTWESLVRESSKDNTKNLVLWSVVRTHLKENILIAFYALLRTIAVTVSPLILYAFVNYSNSRDAKQTNLKEGLSIVGFLILSRVVDSVSQRHWFFDSRRSGLKIRSALMVAVYKKQLKLSSSARRRHSTGEIVNYIAVDTYRMGEFPWWFHISWTSAVQLVLSVGVLFGVVGVGALPGLVPLVICGLINVPFAKILQHCMAQFMISQDERLRSTSEILNSMKIIKLQSWEDKFKNLVENLRAKEFIWLSKSQMMKSYGTFLYWMSPTIVSAVVFLGCALFNSAPLNAGTIFTVFATLRNLSEPVRMIPEALSMMIQVKVSFDRLNTVLLDEELDSSNANRRNINQSSVNAVEIQAGNFIWDHESVFPTLRDVNLQIEQGQKIAVCGPVGAGKSSLLFAVLGEFPKISGTVNVSGTVAYVSQTSWIQSGTVRDNILFGKPMDKTRYDDAIKVCALDKDINDFSHGDLTEIGQRGINMSGGQKQRIQLARAVYNDADIYLLDDPFSAVDAHTAAILFNDCVMMALREKTVILVTHQVEFLSQVDTILVMEGGKVTQAGNYVNLLTSGTAFEQLVSAHKEAISELEQNNENKTHTEESQGFYLTKNQSEGEICYKGQLGVQLTQEEEKEIGDVGWKTIWDYISFSRCSMMLCWIILGQFAFVVLQAASTFWLVQAIEIPKLSSVTLIGVYSLISFGGTAFAFLRTSIGAHLGLKASTAFFSSFTTSIFNAPMLFFDSTPVGRILTRASSDLTILDFDIPFSITFVASVPIEILMIIGIMVYVTWQVLIVAVPAMVASKYVQGYYQASARELIRINGTTKAPVMNFAAETSLGLVTVRAFNMADRFFKNYLKLVDTDAALFFYSNAAMEWLVLRIETLQNLTVITAALLLVLVPQGYVSPGLVGLSLSYTFTLTGTQIFLTRWYCNLLNYIISVERIKQFIQLPEEPPAIVEDNRPPSSWPSKGRIDLQALEAKLHPYKISS; encoded by the exons atGGCTTATTTTGGGAAAACAATAG ATGATTTCTCATGGACTTGTCTGAAGGATTTTGAATTCACTTCTTTCTGTTCGCAAAGAACCACAATAGACACCATAAATCTACTTTTTGTGTGTTTCTTCTACACGTCTATGATTATCAGTATAATCAGAAGATGTTCTATAAGTTGTAGTTTCAGGACAAAATGGACTTTCCTTGTTGCCTCTATCTGCTGCGCTATTATTAGCATTGCTTTTTACAGTATTGGCTTGTGGATTCTCATAGTCAAAACTGATAACACCAAGCAACTGAGCTGGGTAGCTTGCGTTGTCAGAGGATTTGTTTGGACTTCTTTGGCAGTTTCTCTGCTTGTTCAGAGAGAAAAATGGATCAAAATTCTGAACTGTGCCTGGTGGACATGTTCCTGTGTACTGGTTTCATCTCTCATCATAGAGATTCTGTTGAGAAAGCATGCAATAGAAATTTTTGATATAGTACAATGGCTTACACACTTCCTTCTTCTGTTTTGTGCCTTCCAAAATCTATGTTACTATGTCTCTCAAAGTCTGCCAGAAAGCTTATCTGAACCACTGTTAGCTCAAGAAGTTGACACTAAACAAACAGAACTAGGCCATAGTACCTTCCTCAGCAAATTGACTTTCTCTTGGGTTAACTCCTTACTCCGTCTGGGTTACTCAAAGCCACTAGCTCTTGAAGACATCCCTTCCCTTCTTTCTGAAGATGAAGCAGAATTTGCGTACCAAAACTTTATGCATACATGGGAATCCCTTGTAAGGGAGAGTAGCAAGGACAATACCAAAAACTTGGTTCTCTGGTCTGTTGTTAGAACTCACTTAAAAGAGAACATACTCATAGCTTTTTATGCACTACTTAGAACCATAGCTGTGACTGTTTCGCCTTTAATACTTTATGCTTTTGTCAACTACTCAAATAGCAGGGATGCCAAGCAAACAAATCTCAAAGAAGGTCTTTCCATAGTTGGTTTTCTTATTCTCTCCAGAGTGGTTGATTCTGTGTCCCAGAGACATTGGTTTTTTGATTCCAGGAGATCAGGATTGAAGATAAGATCAGCTCTGATGGTGGCAGTGTATAAAAAACAGCTAAAGCTTTCTAGCTCGGCAAGGAGAAGGCACTCAACAGGTGAAATTGTGAATTACATTGCTGTTGACACATATCGTATGGGAGAATTTCCATGGTGGTTTCATATATCATGGACTTCTGCAGTACAACTTGTTCTCTCTGTTGGTGTCCTTTTTGGTGTTGTTGGTGTTGGTGCTCTTCCTGGTTTAGTCCCACTTGTTATATGTGGACTTATCAATGTACCATTTGCTAAGATCCTACAACATTGTATGGCACAGTTCATGATTTCACAGGATGAGCGTCTTAGATCAACTTCAGAAATTCTGAATAGCATGAAAATCATTAAGTTACAATCCTGGGAGGACAAATTCAAGAATTTGGTTGAGAACCTACGTGCTAAAGAGTTCATCTGGCTGTCTAAGTCGCAGATGATGAAATCTTATGGAACATTTCTGTATTGGATGTCACCTACCATCGTTTCTGCTGTTGTTTTCCTCGGTTGTGCTCTTTTCAATAGTGCCCCGTTGAATGCTGGAACCATTTTCACAGTTTTTGCAACGTTGAGGAACTTGTCAGAACCTGTTCGAATGATTCCAGAGGCTCTATCCATGATGATCCAAGTTAAGGTATCCTTTGATCGTCTCAATACCGTTTTGCTTGATGAAGAGCTAGATAGTAGCAATGCTAACAGAAGAAATATAAACCAAAGTTCGGTTAATGCTGTGGAAATCCAAGCCGGAAATTTCATTTGGGATCACGAATCAGTATTTCCAACTTTAAGAGATGTGAATTTACAAATTGAACAAGGACAGAAAATCGCAGTTTGTGGGCCTGTTGGCGCtggaaaatcatctcttttaTTTGCAGTACTTGGAGAGTTTCCAAAGATCTCAGGAACC GTTAATGTGTCTGGCACTGTAGCCTATGTTTCTCAAACTTCTTGGATACAAAGTGGGACAGTTCGAGATAATATACTCTTTGGAAAGCCAATGGACAAAACAAGATATGATGATGCCATTAAAGTTTGTGCTTTAGACAAGGATATTAATGATTTTAGCCATGGTGATCTGACTGAAATAGGTCAGCGAGGGATTAACATGAGTGGAGGACAAAAGCAAAGGATTCAACTAGCTCGTGCAGTCTACAATGACGCTGACATCTATCTCCTTGATGACCCTTTCAGTGCAGTTGATGCTCACACTGCTGCTATCCTCTTCAAT GACTGTGTAATGATGGCTCTAAGAGAGAAAACAGTCATTCTAGTCACTCATCAAGTGGAGTTTCTCTCACAAGTGGATACAATCCTG GTAATGGAAGGTGGAAAAGTTACTCAAGCAGGTAATTATGTGAATCTCTTGACATCTGGGACAGCCTTTGAACAACTTGTGAGCGCTCATAAGGAAGCAATTTCAGAGTTggaacaaaataatgaaaacaaaactCATACAGAAGAGTCTCAAGGTTTTTATCTCACTAAAAACCAAAGTGAGGGGGAGATTTGTTACAAGGGTCAACTTGGGGTACAGCTTacacaagaagaagaaaaagagattgGTGATGTTGGCTGGAAGACAATCTGGgattatatttcattttccaGGTGTTCAATGATGCTGTGTTGGATCATATTGGGACAATTTGCTTTTGTTGTTTTACAGGCTGCGTCAACGTTTTGGCTTGTTCAAGCCATTGAAATTCCAAAATTAAGTAGTGTCACCTTGATTGGAGTTTACTCATTAATTTCATTTGGTGGTACTGCATTTGCATTTCTAAGGACTAGCATTGGTGCACACCTCGGATTAAAAGCTTCTACAGCCTTCTTCTCAAGTTTCACTACTTCTATCTTCAATGCTCCTATGCTGTTCTTTGATTCAACCCCTGTAGGAAGGATTTTAACCCGC GCATCATCAGATTTAACTATTTTGGACTTTGATATACCCTTTTCCATCACTTTTGTAGCTTCTGTTCCAATTgaaattttgatgataattGGTATAATGGTTTACGTAACATGGCAAGTTCTCATTGTTGCTGTTCCAGCAATGGTTGCATCAAAATATGTTCAG GGATATTATCAAGCCTCAGCAAGGGAATTGATAAGGATTAATGGAACCACAAAAGCTCCTGTCATGAATTTTGCAGCTGAGACATCACTTGGATTGGTTACTGTAAGAGCATTTAATATGGCAgacagattttttaaaaattacttaaaacttGTGGACACAGACGCAGCACTGTTCTTTTATTCTAATGCGGCCATGGAATGGTTAGTTTTAAGGATTGAAACTCTTCAAAATTTGACAGTCATCACTGCAGCTTTGCTGCTTGTTCTAGTTCCTCAGGGATACGTGTCCCCAG GCCTTGTGGGGCTGTCTCTCTCTTATACATTCACCTTGACAGGAACCCAAATATTTTTGACTCGATGGTATTGCAACTTATTAAACTATATTATCTCTGTTGAGAGAATCAAGCAATTCATTCAGCTTCCAGAAGAGCCTCCTGCCATTGTGGAGGACAACCGGCCTCCATCTTCATGGCCTTCCAAAGGCAGGATTGACCTTCAAGCCTTAGAGGCAAAGTTGCATCCTT ATAAGATATCGTCCTAA
- the LOC114417949 gene encoding ABC transporter C family member 8-like isoform X1, with amino-acid sequence MAYFGKTIDDFSWTCLKDFEFTSFCSQRTTIDTINLLFVCFFYTSMIISIIRRCSISCSFRTKWTFLVASICCAIISIAFYSIGLWILIVKTDNTKQLSWVACVVRGFVWTSLAVSLLVQREKWIKILNCAWWTCSCVLVSSLIIEILLRKHAIEIFDIVQWLTHFLLLFCAFQNLCYYVSQSLPESLSEPLLAQEVDTKQTELGHSTFLSKLTFSWVNSLLRLGYSKPLALEDIPSLLSEDEAEFAYQNFMHTWESLVRESSKDNTKNLVLWSVVRTHLKENILIAFYALLRTIAVTVSPLILYAFVNYSNSRDAKQTNLKEGLSIVGFLILSRVVDSVSQRHWFFDSRRSGLKIRSALMVAVYKKQLKLSSSARRRHSTGEIVNYIAVDTYRMGEFPWWFHISWTSAVQLVLSVGVLFGVVGVGALPGLVPLVICGLINVPFAKILQHCMAQFMISQDERLRSTSEILNSMKIIKLQSWEDKFKNLVENLRAKEFIWLSKSQMMKSYGTFLYWMSPTIVSAVVFLGCALFNSAPLNAGTIFTVFATLRNLSEPVRMIPEALSMMIQVKVSFDRLNTVLLDEELDSSNANRRNINQSSVNAVEIQAGNFIWDHESVFPTLRDVNLQIEQGQKIAVCGPVGAGKSSLLFAVLGEFPKISGTVNVSGTVAYVSQTSWIQSGTVRDNILFGKPMDKTRYDDAIKVCALDKDINDFSHGDLTEIGQRGINMSGGQKQRIQLARAVYNDADIYLLDDPFSAVDAHTAAILFNDCVMMALREKTVILVTHQVEFLSQVDTILVMEGGKVTQAGNYVNLLTSGTAFEQLVSAHKEAISELEQNNENKTHTEESQGFYLTKNQSEGEICYKGQLGVQLTQEEEKEIGDVGWKTIWDYISFSRCSMMLCWIILGQFAFVVLQAASTFWLVQAIEIPKLSSVTLIGVYSLISFGGTAFAFLRTSIGAHLGLKASTAFFSSFTTSIFNAPMLFFDSTPVGRILTRASSDLTILDFDIPFSITFVASVPIEILMIIGIMVYVTWQVLIVAVPAMVASKYVQGYYQASARELIRINGTTKAPVMNFAAETSLGLVTVRAFNMADRFFKNYLKLVDTDAALFFYSNAAMEWLVLRIETLQNLTVITAALLLVLVPQGYVSPGLVGLSLSYTFTLTGTQIFLTRWYCNLLNYIISVERIKQFIQLPEEPPAIVEDNRPPSSWPSKGRIDLQALEIRYRPNAPLVLKGITCTFKEGSRVGVVGRTGSGKSTLISALFRLVEPASGDILIDGINICSIGLKDLKIKLSIIPQEPTLFKGSIRTNLDPLGLYSDDDLWKALEKCQLKETISRLPNLLDSLVSDEGGNWSLGQRQLFCLGRVLLKRNRILVLDEATASIDSATDAILQQIIRQEFAKCTVITVAHRVPTVIDSDMVMVLSYGKLVEYDEPSKLMDTNSSFSKLVAEYWSSCRKNSPQTLAGSNIE; translated from the exons atGGCTTATTTTGGGAAAACAATAG ATGATTTCTCATGGACTTGTCTGAAGGATTTTGAATTCACTTCTTTCTGTTCGCAAAGAACCACAATAGACACCATAAATCTACTTTTTGTGTGTTTCTTCTACACGTCTATGATTATCAGTATAATCAGAAGATGTTCTATAAGTTGTAGTTTCAGGACAAAATGGACTTTCCTTGTTGCCTCTATCTGCTGCGCTATTATTAGCATTGCTTTTTACAGTATTGGCTTGTGGATTCTCATAGTCAAAACTGATAACACCAAGCAACTGAGCTGGGTAGCTTGCGTTGTCAGAGGATTTGTTTGGACTTCTTTGGCAGTTTCTCTGCTTGTTCAGAGAGAAAAATGGATCAAAATTCTGAACTGTGCCTGGTGGACATGTTCCTGTGTACTGGTTTCATCTCTCATCATAGAGATTCTGTTGAGAAAGCATGCAATAGAAATTTTTGATATAGTACAATGGCTTACACACTTCCTTCTTCTGTTTTGTGCCTTCCAAAATCTATGTTACTATGTCTCTCAAAGTCTGCCAGAAAGCTTATCTGAACCACTGTTAGCTCAAGAAGTTGACACTAAACAAACAGAACTAGGCCATAGTACCTTCCTCAGCAAATTGACTTTCTCTTGGGTTAACTCCTTACTCCGTCTGGGTTACTCAAAGCCACTAGCTCTTGAAGACATCCCTTCCCTTCTTTCTGAAGATGAAGCAGAATTTGCGTACCAAAACTTTATGCATACATGGGAATCCCTTGTAAGGGAGAGTAGCAAGGACAATACCAAAAACTTGGTTCTCTGGTCTGTTGTTAGAACTCACTTAAAAGAGAACATACTCATAGCTTTTTATGCACTACTTAGAACCATAGCTGTGACTGTTTCGCCTTTAATACTTTATGCTTTTGTCAACTACTCAAATAGCAGGGATGCCAAGCAAACAAATCTCAAAGAAGGTCTTTCCATAGTTGGTTTTCTTATTCTCTCCAGAGTGGTTGATTCTGTGTCCCAGAGACATTGGTTTTTTGATTCCAGGAGATCAGGATTGAAGATAAGATCAGCTCTGATGGTGGCAGTGTATAAAAAACAGCTAAAGCTTTCTAGCTCGGCAAGGAGAAGGCACTCAACAGGTGAAATTGTGAATTACATTGCTGTTGACACATATCGTATGGGAGAATTTCCATGGTGGTTTCATATATCATGGACTTCTGCAGTACAACTTGTTCTCTCTGTTGGTGTCCTTTTTGGTGTTGTTGGTGTTGGTGCTCTTCCTGGTTTAGTCCCACTTGTTATATGTGGACTTATCAATGTACCATTTGCTAAGATCCTACAACATTGTATGGCACAGTTCATGATTTCACAGGATGAGCGTCTTAGATCAACTTCAGAAATTCTGAATAGCATGAAAATCATTAAGTTACAATCCTGGGAGGACAAATTCAAGAATTTGGTTGAGAACCTACGTGCTAAAGAGTTCATCTGGCTGTCTAAGTCGCAGATGATGAAATCTTATGGAACATTTCTGTATTGGATGTCACCTACCATCGTTTCTGCTGTTGTTTTCCTCGGTTGTGCTCTTTTCAATAGTGCCCCGTTGAATGCTGGAACCATTTTCACAGTTTTTGCAACGTTGAGGAACTTGTCAGAACCTGTTCGAATGATTCCAGAGGCTCTATCCATGATGATCCAAGTTAAGGTATCCTTTGATCGTCTCAATACCGTTTTGCTTGATGAAGAGCTAGATAGTAGCAATGCTAACAGAAGAAATATAAACCAAAGTTCGGTTAATGCTGTGGAAATCCAAGCCGGAAATTTCATTTGGGATCACGAATCAGTATTTCCAACTTTAAGAGATGTGAATTTACAAATTGAACAAGGACAGAAAATCGCAGTTTGTGGGCCTGTTGGCGCtggaaaatcatctcttttaTTTGCAGTACTTGGAGAGTTTCCAAAGATCTCAGGAACC GTTAATGTGTCTGGCACTGTAGCCTATGTTTCTCAAACTTCTTGGATACAAAGTGGGACAGTTCGAGATAATATACTCTTTGGAAAGCCAATGGACAAAACAAGATATGATGATGCCATTAAAGTTTGTGCTTTAGACAAGGATATTAATGATTTTAGCCATGGTGATCTGACTGAAATAGGTCAGCGAGGGATTAACATGAGTGGAGGACAAAAGCAAAGGATTCAACTAGCTCGTGCAGTCTACAATGACGCTGACATCTATCTCCTTGATGACCCTTTCAGTGCAGTTGATGCTCACACTGCTGCTATCCTCTTCAAT GACTGTGTAATGATGGCTCTAAGAGAGAAAACAGTCATTCTAGTCACTCATCAAGTGGAGTTTCTCTCACAAGTGGATACAATCCTG GTAATGGAAGGTGGAAAAGTTACTCAAGCAGGTAATTATGTGAATCTCTTGACATCTGGGACAGCCTTTGAACAACTTGTGAGCGCTCATAAGGAAGCAATTTCAGAGTTggaacaaaataatgaaaacaaaactCATACAGAAGAGTCTCAAGGTTTTTATCTCACTAAAAACCAAAGTGAGGGGGAGATTTGTTACAAGGGTCAACTTGGGGTACAGCTTacacaagaagaagaaaaagagattgGTGATGTTGGCTGGAAGACAATCTGGgattatatttcattttccaGGTGTTCAATGATGCTGTGTTGGATCATATTGGGACAATTTGCTTTTGTTGTTTTACAGGCTGCGTCAACGTTTTGGCTTGTTCAAGCCATTGAAATTCCAAAATTAAGTAGTGTCACCTTGATTGGAGTTTACTCATTAATTTCATTTGGTGGTACTGCATTTGCATTTCTAAGGACTAGCATTGGTGCACACCTCGGATTAAAAGCTTCTACAGCCTTCTTCTCAAGTTTCACTACTTCTATCTTCAATGCTCCTATGCTGTTCTTTGATTCAACCCCTGTAGGAAGGATTTTAACCCGC GCATCATCAGATTTAACTATTTTGGACTTTGATATACCCTTTTCCATCACTTTTGTAGCTTCTGTTCCAATTgaaattttgatgataattGGTATAATGGTTTACGTAACATGGCAAGTTCTCATTGTTGCTGTTCCAGCAATGGTTGCATCAAAATATGTTCAG GGATATTATCAAGCCTCAGCAAGGGAATTGATAAGGATTAATGGAACCACAAAAGCTCCTGTCATGAATTTTGCAGCTGAGACATCACTTGGATTGGTTACTGTAAGAGCATTTAATATGGCAgacagattttttaaaaattacttaaaacttGTGGACACAGACGCAGCACTGTTCTTTTATTCTAATGCGGCCATGGAATGGTTAGTTTTAAGGATTGAAACTCTTCAAAATTTGACAGTCATCACTGCAGCTTTGCTGCTTGTTCTAGTTCCTCAGGGATACGTGTCCCCAG GCCTTGTGGGGCTGTCTCTCTCTTATACATTCACCTTGACAGGAACCCAAATATTTTTGACTCGATGGTATTGCAACTTATTAAACTATATTATCTCTGTTGAGAGAATCAAGCAATTCATTCAGCTTCCAGAAGAGCCTCCTGCCATTGTGGAGGACAACCGGCCTCCATCTTCATGGCCTTCCAAAGGCAGGATTGACCTTCAAGCCTTAGAG ATAAGATATCGTCCTAATGCTCCATTAGTGCTTAAGGGTATCACTTGTACGTTTAAGGAAGGAAGTAGAGTGGGAGTTGTAGGAAGGACTGGAAGTGGAAAAAGTACGCTCATAAGTGCTCTTTTTCGCTTAGTTGAGCCAGCAAGTGGTGATATTCTTATAGATGGGATTAACATATGCTCAATAGGGTTGAAGGATTTGAAAATAAAGCTAAGCATCATCCCTCAAGAACCAACTCTTTTCAAGGGAAGCATTAGAACCAACTTGGACCCTCTAGGCCTGTACTCAGATGATGATTTATGGAAG GCATTAGAAAAATGTCAGCTTAAGGAAACTATCAGCCGTCTACCAAATCTCTTGGACTCTTTGG TGAGTGATGAAGGTGGAAATTGGAGCTTGGGACAGCGCCAACTATTTTGTCTTGGAAGAGTACTACTTAAGAGGAACAGAATTCTAGTTCTGGATGAAGCTACCGCATCCATTGACTCTGCCACAGATGCCATTCTACAACAAATAATTAGACAAGAATTTGCCAAATGCACAGTTATAACAGTGGCTCACAGGGTTCCAACTGTAATAGATAGTGACATGGTCATGGTCCTCTCCTATg GGAAACTTGTGGAATATGATGAGCCTTCAAAGCTAATGGACACCAACTCCTCGTTCTCTAAGCTGGTAGCTGAATATTGGTCCAGCTGCAGAAAGAATTCTCCACAAACGTTAGCAGGCAGCAACATTGAATAA